Proteins encoded by one window of Manihot esculenta cultivar AM560-2 chromosome 10, M.esculenta_v8, whole genome shotgun sequence:
- the LOC110624453 gene encoding uncharacterized protein YKR070W isoform X6 → MRLQRQWVFRVPQIKNRKPFLFQSQASRSFCQLQSKQQQEKRYSSFGIAFDIDGVILRGRVPIGGSPQALRRLYGDSGSLKVPFLFLTNGGGIPECRRAIELSEILGVKILPSQVLQGHSPFKNLLKRYENQLIIATGKGEPALVMSEYGFKKVLSLEEYASFFENIDPVSQYKRWTTDQVSNMTRRIVSLNMTPRCNVLSESVKAVFVVSDPVDWGRDIQVLCDVLRSGGLPGQDNGHQPPLYFAADDLEYQAAFPSQRLGMGAFRIALESVFNRLCFQMASSVLCPFFSTLEIILEREIGNFFKMCKAKPYKLEKFRKLVAYV, encoded by the exons ATGAGATTACAGAGACAATGGGTGTTTAGGGTTCCGCAAATCAAGAACAGAAAGCCATTTCTCTTTCAATCGCAAGCTTCACGCTCCTTCTGCCAGCTTCAATCAAAGCAGCAGCAAGAAAAACG gtattcttcttttggAATCGCGTTCGACATTGATGGGGTTATTCTTCGTGGTCGTGTTCCCATTGGTGGTTCTCCTCAGGCTTTAAGGAGATTGTATGGAGATTCTG GGTCTTTGAAGGTTCCCTTTTTGTTCTTGACAAATG GAGGTGGCATTCCAGAATGTAGACGAGCCATTGAGTTGAGTGAAATTCTGGGTGTAAAGATTTTACCTTCTCAG GTTTTACAGGGTCACTCACCTTTTAAAAATCTGTTGAAAAG ATATGAGAATCAACTCATTATTGCCACTGGAAAAGGGGAACCTGCTCTAGTGATGTCTGAGTATGGTTTCAA AAAGGTTCTCTCTTTGGAAGAGTATGCCTCTTTCTTTGAGAATATTGATCCCGTGTCTCAATACAAGAGATGGACAACTGACCAGGTATCAAATATGACTAGGCGTATTGTCTCTCTGAATATGACACCAAGATGCAATGTTCTTTCTGAATCAGTTAAAGCAGTATTTGTTGTCAGTGATCCTGTAGATTGGGGCAGGGATATTCAG GTTCTCTGTGATGTTTTAAGATCTGGAGGCCTTCCTGGACAGGATAATGGGCATCAACCTCCTTTGTATTTTGCTGCTGACGATCTTGAATATCAG GCTGCATTTCCTTCTCAGCGTCTTGGAATGGGGGCTTTCAGAATTGCTCTAGAGAGCGTCTTCAACAG GTTGTGCTTTCAAATGGCTTCCTCAGTATTATGTCCTTTCTTTAGTACTTTGGAGATCATTTTGGAAAGAGAAAtaggtaatttttttaaaatgtgcaAAGCAAAACCATACAAACTTGAAAAGTTCAGAAAATTGGTAGCATATGTTTAG
- the LOC122724919 gene encoding uncharacterized protein LOC122724919: MIYSLNATFYDRVISLHFVTFPGSHPAPAYSQPLPTSLSLKPQSQLKHADGRESLLTVLVPSPFSSFSSVPQPQPPTHSRKPARVSSLHPSRLQSRSHGHPPTQWDIPFRTTDFQKMNKRFTLSLTVVLSFVLLFGEAKTIDPYKFRKTMEDQFKNSPEDKTRSHVRIPPPRGQIKAKIFKEICKKVKNLVSMMRKKKKVGEK, from the exons atGATATATT CCTTAAACGCTACGTTTTATGATAGGGTTATATCTCTTCACTTCGTCACTTTCCCAGGTTCCCATCCCGCTCCCGCATACAGCCAGCCGCTACCTACCTCCCTCTCTCTCAAACCTCAGTCTCAGTTGAAGCACGCTGACGGCCGCGAGAGTCTCCTCACCGTTCTCGTCCCTTCTCCGTTCTCGTCCTTCAGTTCGGTCCCGCAGCCACAGCCACCCACCCACTCGCGAAAGCCAGCCAGAgtctcttctctccatccttCGCGTCTTCAGTCCCGCAGCCACGGCCATCCACCCACCCAGTGGGACATTCCCTTTCGCACTACAGATTTTCAGAAGATGAACAAGCGCTTTACATTGTCATTGACTGTCGTTTTATCTTTTGTTCTGTTATTTGGAGAGGCGAAAACTATTGATCCTTACAAG TTCAGAAAAACAATGGAAGATCAATTCAAGAACAGCCCAGAAGACAAGACAAGATCCCATGTTAGAATTCCTCCACCAAGGGGACAAATTAAGGCTAAGATTTTTAAGGAGATATGCAAGAAAGTAAAGAACTTAGTGTCAAtgatgagaaagaagaagaaagttgGTGAGAAATAG
- the LOC110624453 gene encoding uncharacterized protein YKR070W isoform X5, with the protein MRLQRQWVFRVPQIKNRKPFLFQSQASRSFCQLQSKQQQEKRYSSFGIAFDIDGVILRGRVPIGGSPQALRRLYGDSGSLKVPFLFLTNGGGIPECRRAIELSEILGVKILPSQVLQGHSPFKNLLKRYENQLIIATGKGEPALVMSEYGFKKVLSLEEYASFFENIDPVSQYKRWTTDQVSNMTRRIVSLNMTPRCNVLSESVKAVFVVSDPVDWGRDIQVLCDVLRSGGLPGQDNGHQPPLYFAADDLEYQVASMFIYFNLVRLYVPFQAAFPSQRLGMGAFRIALESVFNRLCFQMASSVLCPFFSTLEIILEREIGNFFKMCKAKPYKLEKFRKLVAYV; encoded by the exons ATGAGATTACAGAGACAATGGGTGTTTAGGGTTCCGCAAATCAAGAACAGAAAGCCATTTCTCTTTCAATCGCAAGCTTCACGCTCCTTCTGCCAGCTTCAATCAAAGCAGCAGCAAGAAAAACG gtattcttcttttggAATCGCGTTCGACATTGATGGGGTTATTCTTCGTGGTCGTGTTCCCATTGGTGGTTCTCCTCAGGCTTTAAGGAGATTGTATGGAGATTCTG GGTCTTTGAAGGTTCCCTTTTTGTTCTTGACAAATG GAGGTGGCATTCCAGAATGTAGACGAGCCATTGAGTTGAGTGAAATTCTGGGTGTAAAGATTTTACCTTCTCAG GTTTTACAGGGTCACTCACCTTTTAAAAATCTGTTGAAAAG ATATGAGAATCAACTCATTATTGCCACTGGAAAAGGGGAACCTGCTCTAGTGATGTCTGAGTATGGTTTCAA AAAGGTTCTCTCTTTGGAAGAGTATGCCTCTTTCTTTGAGAATATTGATCCCGTGTCTCAATACAAGAGATGGACAACTGACCAGGTATCAAATATGACTAGGCGTATTGTCTCTCTGAATATGACACCAAGATGCAATGTTCTTTCTGAATCAGTTAAAGCAGTATTTGTTGTCAGTGATCCTGTAGATTGGGGCAGGGATATTCAG GTTCTCTGTGATGTTTTAAGATCTGGAGGCCTTCCTGGACAGGATAATGGGCATCAACCTCCTTTGTATTTTGCTGCTGACGATCTTGAATATCAGGTTGCTAGtatgtttatttatttcaacTTGGTTCGACTTTATGTTCCTTTTCAG GCTGCATTTCCTTCTCAGCGTCTTGGAATGGGGGCTTTCAGAATTGCTCTAGAGAGCGTCTTCAACAG GTTGTGCTTTCAAATGGCTTCCTCAGTATTATGTCCTTTCTTTAGTACTTTGGAGATCATTTTGGAAAGAGAAAtaggtaatttttttaaaatgtgcaAAGCAAAACCATACAAACTTGAAAAGTTCAGAAAATTGGTAGCATATGTTTAG
- the LOC110624453 gene encoding uncharacterized protein YKR070W isoform X3, translating into MRLQRQWVFRVPQIKNRKPFLFQSQASRSFCQLQSKQQQEKRYSSFGIAFDIDGVILRGRVPIGGSPQALRRLYGDSGSLKVPFLFLTNGGGIPECRRAIELSEILGVKILPSQVLQGHSPFKNLLKRYENQLIIATGKGEPALVMSEYGFKKVLSLEEYASFFENIDPVSQYKRWTTDQVSNMTRRIVSLNMTPRCNVLSESVKAVFVVSDPVDWGRDIQAAFPSQRLGMGAFRIALESVFNRIHHNALEYVSFGKPNPFVFKNAEAILSQLQLCCHEFNFKECGGPELPPLKTLYMIGDNPSVDVKGAHQAGNPWFSILTRTGVFRGESNHAEFPADLVVDTVEEAVDYILRRECSII; encoded by the exons ATGAGATTACAGAGACAATGGGTGTTTAGGGTTCCGCAAATCAAGAACAGAAAGCCATTTCTCTTTCAATCGCAAGCTTCACGCTCCTTCTGCCAGCTTCAATCAAAGCAGCAGCAAGAAAAACG gtattcttcttttggAATCGCGTTCGACATTGATGGGGTTATTCTTCGTGGTCGTGTTCCCATTGGTGGTTCTCCTCAGGCTTTAAGGAGATTGTATGGAGATTCTG GGTCTTTGAAGGTTCCCTTTTTGTTCTTGACAAATG GAGGTGGCATTCCAGAATGTAGACGAGCCATTGAGTTGAGTGAAATTCTGGGTGTAAAGATTTTACCTTCTCAG GTTTTACAGGGTCACTCACCTTTTAAAAATCTGTTGAAAAG ATATGAGAATCAACTCATTATTGCCACTGGAAAAGGGGAACCTGCTCTAGTGATGTCTGAGTATGGTTTCAA AAAGGTTCTCTCTTTGGAAGAGTATGCCTCTTTCTTTGAGAATATTGATCCCGTGTCTCAATACAAGAGATGGACAACTGACCAGGTATCAAATATGACTAGGCGTATTGTCTCTCTGAATATGACACCAAGATGCAATGTTCTTTCTGAATCAGTTAAAGCAGTATTTGTTGTCAGTGATCCTGTAGATTGGGGCAGGGATATTCAG GCTGCATTTCCTTCTCAGCGTCTTGGAATGGGGGCTTTCAGAATTGCTCTAGAGAGCGTCTTCAACAG AATCCACCATAATGCTCTAGAATATGTATCTTTTGGGAAACCAAATCCATTTGTATTCAAGAATGCTGAAGCTATATTGAGCCAGCTTCAGCTATGTTGTCATGAATTTAATTTCAAGGAATGTGGAGGCCCTGAATTACCTCCTCTGAAAACTCTTTATATGATTGGTGATAATCCTTCAGTTGACGTCAAAGGTGCACATCAG GCTGGAAATCCTTGGTTTTCTATTTTGACAAGAACAGGAGTTTTCCGAGGGGAAAGTAACCATGCTGAGTTTCCTGCAGACCTG GTGGTAGATACTGTCGAAGAGGCAGTGGACTACATTCTGCGAAGGGAGTGCAGTATCATCTAA
- the LOC110624453 gene encoding uncharacterized protein YKR070W isoform X7, translating to MRLQRQWVFRVPQIKNRKPFLFQSQASRSFCQLQSKQQQEKRYSSFGIAFDIDGVILRGRVPIGGSPQALRRLYGDSGSLKVPFLFLTNGGGIPECRRAIELSEILGVKILPSQVLQGHSPFKNLLKRYENQLIIATGKGEPALVMSEYGFKKVLSLEEYASFFENIDPVSQYKRWTTDQVSNMTRRIVSLNMTPRCNVLSESVKAVFVVSDPVDWGRDIQVLCDVLRSGGLPGQDNGHQPPLYFAADDLEYQVASMFIYFNLVRLYVPFQAAFPSQRLGMGAFRIALESVFNRLCFQMASSVLCPFFSTLEIILEREIESTIML from the exons ATGAGATTACAGAGACAATGGGTGTTTAGGGTTCCGCAAATCAAGAACAGAAAGCCATTTCTCTTTCAATCGCAAGCTTCACGCTCCTTCTGCCAGCTTCAATCAAAGCAGCAGCAAGAAAAACG gtattcttcttttggAATCGCGTTCGACATTGATGGGGTTATTCTTCGTGGTCGTGTTCCCATTGGTGGTTCTCCTCAGGCTTTAAGGAGATTGTATGGAGATTCTG GGTCTTTGAAGGTTCCCTTTTTGTTCTTGACAAATG GAGGTGGCATTCCAGAATGTAGACGAGCCATTGAGTTGAGTGAAATTCTGGGTGTAAAGATTTTACCTTCTCAG GTTTTACAGGGTCACTCACCTTTTAAAAATCTGTTGAAAAG ATATGAGAATCAACTCATTATTGCCACTGGAAAAGGGGAACCTGCTCTAGTGATGTCTGAGTATGGTTTCAA AAAGGTTCTCTCTTTGGAAGAGTATGCCTCTTTCTTTGAGAATATTGATCCCGTGTCTCAATACAAGAGATGGACAACTGACCAGGTATCAAATATGACTAGGCGTATTGTCTCTCTGAATATGACACCAAGATGCAATGTTCTTTCTGAATCAGTTAAAGCAGTATTTGTTGTCAGTGATCCTGTAGATTGGGGCAGGGATATTCAG GTTCTCTGTGATGTTTTAAGATCTGGAGGCCTTCCTGGACAGGATAATGGGCATCAACCTCCTTTGTATTTTGCTGCTGACGATCTTGAATATCAGGTTGCTAGtatgtttatttatttcaacTTGGTTCGACTTTATGTTCCTTTTCAG GCTGCATTTCCTTCTCAGCGTCTTGGAATGGGGGCTTTCAGAATTGCTCTAGAGAGCGTCTTCAACAG GTTGTGCTTTCAAATGGCTTCCTCAGTATTATGTCCTTTCTTTAGTACTTTGGAGATCATTTTGGAAAGAGAAAtag AATCCACCATAATGCTCTAG
- the LOC110624453 gene encoding uncharacterized protein YKR070W isoform X1 yields the protein MRLQRQWVFRVPQIKNRKPFLFQSQASRSFCQLQSKQQQEKRYSSFGIAFDIDGVILRGRVPIGGSPQALRRLYGDSGSLKVPFLFLTNGGGIPECRRAIELSEILGVKILPSQVLQGHSPFKNLLKRYENQLIIATGKGEPALVMSEYGFKKVLSLEEYASFFENIDPVSQYKRWTTDQVSNMTRRIVSLNMTPRCNVLSESVKAVFVVSDPVDWGRDIQVLCDVLRSGGLPGQDNGHQPPLYFAADDLEYQVASMFIYFNLVRLYVPFQAAFPSQRLGMGAFRIALESVFNRIHHNALEYVSFGKPNPFVFKNAEAILSQLQLCCHEFNFKECGGPELPPLKTLYMIGDNPSVDVKGAHQAGNPWFSILTRTGVFRGESNHAEFPADLVVDTVEEAVDYILRRECSII from the exons ATGAGATTACAGAGACAATGGGTGTTTAGGGTTCCGCAAATCAAGAACAGAAAGCCATTTCTCTTTCAATCGCAAGCTTCACGCTCCTTCTGCCAGCTTCAATCAAAGCAGCAGCAAGAAAAACG gtattcttcttttggAATCGCGTTCGACATTGATGGGGTTATTCTTCGTGGTCGTGTTCCCATTGGTGGTTCTCCTCAGGCTTTAAGGAGATTGTATGGAGATTCTG GGTCTTTGAAGGTTCCCTTTTTGTTCTTGACAAATG GAGGTGGCATTCCAGAATGTAGACGAGCCATTGAGTTGAGTGAAATTCTGGGTGTAAAGATTTTACCTTCTCAG GTTTTACAGGGTCACTCACCTTTTAAAAATCTGTTGAAAAG ATATGAGAATCAACTCATTATTGCCACTGGAAAAGGGGAACCTGCTCTAGTGATGTCTGAGTATGGTTTCAA AAAGGTTCTCTCTTTGGAAGAGTATGCCTCTTTCTTTGAGAATATTGATCCCGTGTCTCAATACAAGAGATGGACAACTGACCAGGTATCAAATATGACTAGGCGTATTGTCTCTCTGAATATGACACCAAGATGCAATGTTCTTTCTGAATCAGTTAAAGCAGTATTTGTTGTCAGTGATCCTGTAGATTGGGGCAGGGATATTCAG GTTCTCTGTGATGTTTTAAGATCTGGAGGCCTTCCTGGACAGGATAATGGGCATCAACCTCCTTTGTATTTTGCTGCTGACGATCTTGAATATCAGGTTGCTAGtatgtttatttatttcaacTTGGTTCGACTTTATGTTCCTTTTCAG GCTGCATTTCCTTCTCAGCGTCTTGGAATGGGGGCTTTCAGAATTGCTCTAGAGAGCGTCTTCAACAG AATCCACCATAATGCTCTAGAATATGTATCTTTTGGGAAACCAAATCCATTTGTATTCAAGAATGCTGAAGCTATATTGAGCCAGCTTCAGCTATGTTGTCATGAATTTAATTTCAAGGAATGTGGAGGCCCTGAATTACCTCCTCTGAAAACTCTTTATATGATTGGTGATAATCCTTCAGTTGACGTCAAAGGTGCACATCAG GCTGGAAATCCTTGGTTTTCTATTTTGACAAGAACAGGAGTTTTCCGAGGGGAAAGTAACCATGCTGAGTTTCCTGCAGACCTG GTGGTAGATACTGTCGAAGAGGCAGTGGACTACATTCTGCGAAGGGAGTGCAGTATCATCTAA
- the LOC110624453 gene encoding uncharacterized protein YKR070W isoform X2, which translates to MRLQRQWVFRVPQIKNRKPFLFQSQASRSFCQLQSKQQQEKRYSSFGIAFDIDGVILRGRVPIGGSPQALRRLYGDSGSLKVPFLFLTNGGGIPECRRAIELSEILGVKILPSQVLQGHSPFKNLLKRYENQLIIATGKGEPALVMSEYGFKKVLSLEEYASFFENIDPVSQYKRWTTDQVSNMTRRIVSLNMTPRCNVLSESVKAVFVVSDPVDWGRDIQVLCDVLRSGGLPGQDNGHQPPLYFAADDLEYQAAFPSQRLGMGAFRIALESVFNRIHHNALEYVSFGKPNPFVFKNAEAILSQLQLCCHEFNFKECGGPELPPLKTLYMIGDNPSVDVKGAHQAGNPWFSILTRTGVFRGESNHAEFPADLVVDTVEEAVDYILRRECSII; encoded by the exons ATGAGATTACAGAGACAATGGGTGTTTAGGGTTCCGCAAATCAAGAACAGAAAGCCATTTCTCTTTCAATCGCAAGCTTCACGCTCCTTCTGCCAGCTTCAATCAAAGCAGCAGCAAGAAAAACG gtattcttcttttggAATCGCGTTCGACATTGATGGGGTTATTCTTCGTGGTCGTGTTCCCATTGGTGGTTCTCCTCAGGCTTTAAGGAGATTGTATGGAGATTCTG GGTCTTTGAAGGTTCCCTTTTTGTTCTTGACAAATG GAGGTGGCATTCCAGAATGTAGACGAGCCATTGAGTTGAGTGAAATTCTGGGTGTAAAGATTTTACCTTCTCAG GTTTTACAGGGTCACTCACCTTTTAAAAATCTGTTGAAAAG ATATGAGAATCAACTCATTATTGCCACTGGAAAAGGGGAACCTGCTCTAGTGATGTCTGAGTATGGTTTCAA AAAGGTTCTCTCTTTGGAAGAGTATGCCTCTTTCTTTGAGAATATTGATCCCGTGTCTCAATACAAGAGATGGACAACTGACCAGGTATCAAATATGACTAGGCGTATTGTCTCTCTGAATATGACACCAAGATGCAATGTTCTTTCTGAATCAGTTAAAGCAGTATTTGTTGTCAGTGATCCTGTAGATTGGGGCAGGGATATTCAG GTTCTCTGTGATGTTTTAAGATCTGGAGGCCTTCCTGGACAGGATAATGGGCATCAACCTCCTTTGTATTTTGCTGCTGACGATCTTGAATATCAG GCTGCATTTCCTTCTCAGCGTCTTGGAATGGGGGCTTTCAGAATTGCTCTAGAGAGCGTCTTCAACAG AATCCACCATAATGCTCTAGAATATGTATCTTTTGGGAAACCAAATCCATTTGTATTCAAGAATGCTGAAGCTATATTGAGCCAGCTTCAGCTATGTTGTCATGAATTTAATTTCAAGGAATGTGGAGGCCCTGAATTACCTCCTCTGAAAACTCTTTATATGATTGGTGATAATCCTTCAGTTGACGTCAAAGGTGCACATCAG GCTGGAAATCCTTGGTTTTCTATTTTGACAAGAACAGGAGTTTTCCGAGGGGAAAGTAACCATGCTGAGTTTCCTGCAGACCTG GTGGTAGATACTGTCGAAGAGGCAGTGGACTACATTCTGCGAAGGGAGTGCAGTATCATCTAA
- the LOC110624453 gene encoding uncharacterized CDP-alcohol phosphatidyltransferase class-I family protein C22A12.08c isoform X4 produces the protein MASFFPFQFIVGSLKVPFLFLTNGGGIPECRRAIELSEILGVKILPSQVLQGHSPFKNLLKRYENQLIIATGKGEPALVMSEYGFKKVLSLEEYASFFENIDPVSQYKRWTTDQVSNMTRRIVSLNMTPRCNVLSESVKAVFVVSDPVDWGRDIQVLCDVLRSGGLPGQDNGHQPPLYFAADDLEYQVASMFIYFNLVRLYVPFQAAFPSQRLGMGAFRIALESVFNRIHHNALEYVSFGKPNPFVFKNAEAILSQLQLCCHEFNFKECGGPELPPLKTLYMIGDNPSVDVKGAHQAGNPWFSILTRTGVFRGESNHAEFPADLVVDTVEEAVDYILRRECSII, from the exons ATGGCTTCTTTTTTTCCCTTCCAGTTCATTGTGG GGTCTTTGAAGGTTCCCTTTTTGTTCTTGACAAATG GAGGTGGCATTCCAGAATGTAGACGAGCCATTGAGTTGAGTGAAATTCTGGGTGTAAAGATTTTACCTTCTCAG GTTTTACAGGGTCACTCACCTTTTAAAAATCTGTTGAAAAG ATATGAGAATCAACTCATTATTGCCACTGGAAAAGGGGAACCTGCTCTAGTGATGTCTGAGTATGGTTTCAA AAAGGTTCTCTCTTTGGAAGAGTATGCCTCTTTCTTTGAGAATATTGATCCCGTGTCTCAATACAAGAGATGGACAACTGACCAGGTATCAAATATGACTAGGCGTATTGTCTCTCTGAATATGACACCAAGATGCAATGTTCTTTCTGAATCAGTTAAAGCAGTATTTGTTGTCAGTGATCCTGTAGATTGGGGCAGGGATATTCAG GTTCTCTGTGATGTTTTAAGATCTGGAGGCCTTCCTGGACAGGATAATGGGCATCAACCTCCTTTGTATTTTGCTGCTGACGATCTTGAATATCAGGTTGCTAGtatgtttatttatttcaacTTGGTTCGACTTTATGTTCCTTTTCAG GCTGCATTTCCTTCTCAGCGTCTTGGAATGGGGGCTTTCAGAATTGCTCTAGAGAGCGTCTTCAACAG AATCCACCATAATGCTCTAGAATATGTATCTTTTGGGAAACCAAATCCATTTGTATTCAAGAATGCTGAAGCTATATTGAGCCAGCTTCAGCTATGTTGTCATGAATTTAATTTCAAGGAATGTGGAGGCCCTGAATTACCTCCTCTGAAAACTCTTTATATGATTGGTGATAATCCTTCAGTTGACGTCAAAGGTGCACATCAG GCTGGAAATCCTTGGTTTTCTATTTTGACAAGAACAGGAGTTTTCCGAGGGGAAAGTAACCATGCTGAGTTTCCTGCAGACCTG GTGGTAGATACTGTCGAAGAGGCAGTGGACTACATTCTGCGAAGGGAGTGCAGTATCATCTAA